The Microbacterium sp. LWO12-1.2 genome includes a window with the following:
- a CDS encoding ABC transporter ATP-binding protein, with protein sequence MTADDVLLEVDSLSVEYASPGAVPVTAVEDVSFTLRRGEFVGLVGESGSGKSTLGFALTRLQKPPARISGGRILFGGRDIRELDAEELRRQRQGGFAMVLQSGMNALNPVRTVGAHFRDIFAAHGHVPRDARDARARELIGKVGLDPEVLSRYPGELSGGMRQRASIALALSLEPQLMVFDEPTTALDVLVQHAVMDTIRDLQKAEQFTAILISHDLGIVLEATDRVMVMHEGRIVEDARSADILRDPQDEYTRMLLSHYADPRAETISIPGFVDLGTRRREGRVRTDLTETLPTVSQRDLRRADAAIVVEGVSKRYPAPRRGQEAVVAVDDVSFRLEPGEALALVGASGSGKSTIAKLITGVEKPTAGTVKFGDVDVATLRRGGLRDLRKDVQMVFQDPYAALNPLHTVEYALSRPVRNYTPLRGQEARARVLELLETVGLTPVEQFAAKLPHQLSGGQRQRVVIARALASDPQVLIADEPVSMLDVSLRAGVLALLEDLRERWGISMLYITHDLLSARLVTENILVLNSGRVVERGETSEVLQHPQDPYTVELLDAVPNPARAAR encoded by the coding sequence ATGACTGCGGATGACGTGCTGCTGGAGGTCGATTCCCTGTCGGTCGAGTACGCCTCACCCGGCGCCGTTCCCGTGACCGCGGTGGAGGACGTGTCCTTCACGCTCCGCCGCGGAGAGTTCGTCGGCCTGGTCGGCGAGTCCGGATCGGGCAAGTCCACGCTCGGCTTCGCACTCACACGGCTGCAGAAGCCCCCGGCGCGGATCAGTGGCGGGCGCATCCTGTTCGGCGGACGCGACATCCGCGAGCTGGATGCCGAGGAACTGCGTCGCCAGCGTCAGGGCGGTTTCGCGATGGTGCTGCAGTCCGGCATGAACGCCCTCAACCCGGTGCGCACGGTCGGCGCGCACTTCCGGGACATCTTCGCCGCGCACGGCCATGTGCCCCGTGACGCCCGCGATGCGCGAGCCCGCGAACTGATCGGCAAGGTCGGCCTCGATCCCGAGGTGCTCTCGCGGTACCCCGGCGAGCTCTCCGGCGGCATGCGGCAGCGCGCATCGATCGCGCTCGCGCTGTCGCTCGAACCGCAGCTCATGGTGTTCGACGAACCGACCACCGCGCTCGACGTGCTCGTGCAGCACGCGGTCATGGATACGATCCGCGACCTGCAGAAGGCCGAGCAGTTCACCGCGATCCTCATCAGCCACGACCTCGGCATCGTGCTGGAGGCGACCGACCGGGTGATGGTCATGCACGAGGGACGCATCGTGGAGGACGCCCGCAGCGCGGACATCCTGCGCGATCCGCAGGACGAGTACACGCGGATGCTGCTCAGCCACTACGCGGACCCGCGCGCGGAGACCATCTCGATCCCCGGATTCGTCGACCTCGGCACCCGCCGACGCGAAGGGCGGGTGCGCACGGACCTCACCGAGACGCTGCCGACCGTCTCGCAGCGCGACCTGCGCCGCGCGGACGCCGCGATCGTCGTGGAGGGTGTGTCGAAGCGCTACCCGGCGCCGCGCCGCGGCCAGGAGGCCGTGGTCGCGGTCGACGACGTGTCGTTCCGCCTGGAGCCCGGCGAGGCGCTCGCGCTGGTCGGCGCATCCGGCTCGGGCAAATCGACCATCGCGAAGCTGATCACCGGTGTCGAGAAGCCCACCGCCGGCACCGTGAAGTTCGGCGACGTCGATGTGGCCACGTTGCGGCGCGGCGGTCTGCGCGATCTGCGCAAGGACGTGCAGATGGTGTTCCAGGATCCGTATGCGGCGCTGAACCCGCTGCACACCGTCGAGTACGCGCTCTCCCGACCGGTGCGCAACTACACCCCGCTGCGCGGGCAGGAGGCCAGGGCCCGCGTCCTGGAGCTGCTCGAGACCGTGGGGCTCACCCCGGTCGAGCAGTTCGCGGCGAAGCTCCCGCATCAGCTGTCTGGCGGGCAGCGTCAGCGGGTCGTGATCGCCAGGGCCCTCGCGAGCGATCCGCAGGTGCTCATCGCCGACGAGCCGGTGTCGATGCTCGACGTGTCGCTGCGCGCCGGAGTGCTCGCCCTGCTCGAGGATCTGCGCGAGCGCTGGGGGATCAGCATGCTCTACATCACGCACGATCTGCTCAGCGCTCGGCTCGTGACCGAGAACATCCTCGTGCTCAACAGCGGGCGAGTGGTCGAGCGCGGTGAGACCTCCGAGGTCCTGCAGCATCCGCAGGATCCATACACGGTCGAGTTGCTCGACGCGGTGCCGAACCCGGCACGCGCCGCACGCTGA
- a CDS encoding ABC transporter permease, protein MTSTMNVKLPADRIASPSPWRAFGRMIGTLWGNGKARLGLCLLGFFVLVAVFAPVIAPYGAKDNGFERNADASAAHWLGTTAAGEDVLSQLIYGAQISLLVGFAAGILSTIVAVLIGLSWGYMRGFAGEVVGFVVNLFLVIPGLPLMIVIAAYLQNGGILMIIAVIVVTGWAWGARVLRSQTQSLRGNDFVASAQFSGDSAARIVFREILPNMTSIIAGTLFGAATAAILAEAGLEFLGLGDSSIVSWGTMLYWAQNSNSLLTGQWLLLFAPGLCIALLALSLTLINFGVDGISNPRLREGKGR, encoded by the coding sequence ATGACTTCCACCATGAACGTCAAGCTTCCTGCCGACCGCATCGCCTCCCCGAGCCCGTGGCGCGCCTTCGGGCGCATGATCGGAACCCTGTGGGGCAACGGCAAGGCCCGACTCGGGCTGTGCCTGCTGGGCTTCTTCGTGCTCGTGGCGGTGTTCGCCCCGGTGATCGCTCCATACGGGGCGAAGGACAACGGCTTCGAGCGCAACGCCGACGCCTCGGCCGCCCACTGGTTGGGAACCACGGCCGCGGGGGAGGACGTGCTGAGCCAGCTCATCTACGGGGCGCAGATCAGCCTGCTGGTCGGTTTCGCCGCCGGCATCCTCTCCACGATCGTCGCGGTGCTCATCGGACTCAGCTGGGGCTACATGCGCGGCTTCGCCGGCGAGGTGGTCGGCTTCGTGGTCAACCTCTTCCTGGTGATCCCCGGTCTGCCGCTCATGATCGTGATCGCGGCGTACCTGCAGAACGGCGGCATCCTGATGATCATCGCGGTGATCGTCGTGACCGGATGGGCGTGGGGCGCGCGCGTGCTGCGCAGCCAGACGCAGTCGCTCCGTGGCAACGACTTCGTCGCATCGGCACAGTTCTCCGGGGACAGCGCAGCGCGCATCGTGTTCCGCGAGATCCTGCCGAACATGACCTCGATCATCGCCGGCACGCTGTTCGGCGCTGCGACGGCGGCGATCCTGGCCGAGGCGGGGCTCGAGTTCCTCGGCCTCGGCGACTCCAGCATCGTCAGCTGGGGCACCATGCTCTACTGGGCGCAGAACTCCAACTCCCTGCTCACCGGGCAGTGGCTGCTGCTGTTCGCCCCCGGTCTGTGCATCGCACTGCTGGCCTTGAGCCTGACACTGATCAACTTCGGCGTGGATGGGATCTCCAATCCGCGCCTGCGAGAGGGGAAGGGCCGATGA
- a CDS encoding ABC transporter permease: MKYLLQKFGLFVLTLWAAITLNFFLPRLMPGSPADAAIAKLSQNGPVSDATRAAIEAQLGVPTGSIWDQYVTYLGQVARLDFGVSYTFYPQSVASMVSTALPYTIGLVGIVTILAFVIGTLIGVAAAWRRGTWLDSLPTLTGSFLSTFPYFWTALLLLFFLGYVLHWFPTTGAYSATTTPGFTWEFISDLAIHAVLPALTILLTSLGGWIIGMRNAMINTLGQDYVTFAEANGLRGRTIALRYAARNAILPNLTGFGLTLGGVVGGSILVEQVFGYPGIGYLLFNAVIGQDYPLMQALFLMITVSVLIANFLVDILYGVLDPRTRR; this comes from the coding sequence GTGAAGTACCTCCTCCAGAAGTTCGGCCTGTTCGTGCTCACCCTGTGGGCAGCGATCACCTTGAACTTCTTCCTCCCGCGGCTCATGCCCGGCTCTCCGGCGGATGCCGCGATCGCGAAGCTCTCGCAGAACGGTCCGGTCTCCGACGCCACGCGCGCGGCGATCGAGGCGCAGCTCGGCGTGCCGACCGGCTCGATCTGGGATCAGTACGTCACCTACCTCGGGCAGGTCGCTCGGTTGGACTTCGGGGTCTCGTACACCTTCTACCCGCAGTCGGTCGCGAGCATGGTCTCCACCGCGCTGCCGTACACGATCGGTCTGGTCGGGATCGTCACGATCCTCGCCTTCGTGATCGGCACACTGATCGGCGTGGCAGCCGCCTGGCGGCGAGGGACCTGGCTCGACAGCCTGCCCACGCTGACCGGTTCCTTCCTCAGCACCTTCCCGTACTTCTGGACCGCACTGCTGCTGCTGTTCTTCCTGGGCTACGTGCTGCATTGGTTCCCCACGACCGGGGCCTACTCGGCCACGACGACACCCGGCTTCACGTGGGAGTTCATCTCCGACCTGGCGATACACGCGGTGCTCCCGGCGCTGACGATCCTGCTCACCTCGTTGGGCGGCTGGATCATCGGCATGCGCAACGCGATGATCAACACCCTCGGACAGGACTACGTGACCTTCGCCGAGGCGAACGGTCTGCGCGGCCGCACGATCGCCCTGCGCTACGCCGCGCGGAACGCGATCCTCCCCAACCTCACCGGCTTCGGGCTCACGCTCGGCGGTGTGGTGGGCGGATCGATCCTCGTGGAGCAGGTGTTCGGCTATCCCGGCATCGGATACCTGCTGTTCAACGCCGTGATCGGGCAGGACTACCCGCTCATGCAGGCGCTCTTCCTGATGATCACCGTGAGCGTGCTCATCGCCAACTTCCTCGTCGACATCCTGTACGGCGTACTGGACCCAAGGACCCGCCGATGA
- a CDS encoding ABC transporter substrate-binding protein produces the protein MSKKHTLRRWRRAAIVGLAAAAVVLSGCSIQITSQPDPSIGADTMLINADKGNPFFTKNFNPYLTNTRTASRWIYEPLILVNPLDGTLNPWLATEWSQPDARTIVMTIRDDVQWSDGEDLTPDDVAFTFQLLKDNPSLDIKGAWQHLESVETDGNDVILHLQSEDAPSLSILGLTMIVPEHLWADVKDPSTYRNENPVGTGPFVLGNYNDQQYSMDKNPDYWQADSIEIEHIILPATNSQLDTVSRGYDWAYAFISDVEGTWGAASEHNAWWFPPGGVIALMPNLEVAPFDDVNVRRGIALSLDREEIAETASEGYMKPAGQTGLILPNQEQYLDPSIPDQGMITQDEDAALAAFAEAGYTLDGDRLVDADGEQLEFALTTANGFTDWTRAAQTVRSQLAEVGVKVTLKLPQPAGYQSAISNGDFEMAIGGMGNGDVYQAYNNLLSSEFYVPSGEPTANNFERYRSEKVDALLAEYRETVDTARQAEIVKELQGIVYDELPVIGLYYGGIWGLFNDAKFTGWPTADDPYMIPQNYDSAPLMIFTKLTRVNGDDK, from the coding sequence GTGTCGAAGAAGCACACGCTCCGGCGTTGGCGCAGAGCCGCGATCGTAGGTCTGGCGGCCGCGGCCGTCGTGCTCAGCGGATGCAGCATCCAGATCACATCGCAGCCCGATCCCTCGATCGGCGCCGACACGATGCTCATCAACGCCGACAAGGGCAATCCGTTCTTCACGAAGAACTTCAACCCGTACCTGACGAACACGCGCACGGCCTCGCGGTGGATCTACGAACCGCTGATCCTGGTCAACCCGCTCGACGGCACGCTCAACCCGTGGCTGGCGACCGAGTGGTCCCAGCCGGACGCCCGGACGATCGTGATGACGATCCGCGACGACGTGCAGTGGAGCGACGGCGAAGACCTCACCCCCGATGACGTGGCGTTCACGTTCCAGCTGCTCAAGGACAACCCCTCGCTCGACATCAAGGGCGCGTGGCAGCACCTGGAGAGCGTCGAGACCGACGGGAACGACGTCATCCTGCACCTGCAGAGCGAAGACGCCCCGTCGCTGTCGATCCTCGGACTGACCATGATCGTGCCGGAGCACCTCTGGGCCGATGTGAAGGATCCGAGCACCTACCGCAACGAGAACCCCGTCGGCACCGGACCCTTCGTGCTGGGCAACTACAACGACCAGCAGTACTCGATGGATAAGAACCCCGACTACTGGCAGGCGGACTCGATCGAGATCGAGCACATCATCCTGCCGGCCACCAACTCGCAGCTCGACACCGTCAGCCGCGGCTACGACTGGGCCTATGCGTTCATCTCCGACGTCGAGGGGACCTGGGGAGCGGCGAGCGAGCACAACGCCTGGTGGTTCCCGCCGGGCGGCGTGATCGCCCTGATGCCGAACCTCGAGGTCGCACCCTTCGACGACGTGAACGTGCGCCGCGGCATCGCGCTTTCCCTCGACCGCGAGGAGATCGCCGAGACCGCCTCCGAGGGGTACATGAAGCCGGCCGGTCAGACCGGCCTCATCCTCCCCAACCAGGAGCAGTATCTCGACCCAAGTATCCCCGACCAGGGCATGATCACTCAGGACGAGGATGCCGCACTCGCGGCCTTCGCCGAAGCGGGCTACACGCTCGACGGCGACCGCCTCGTGGACGCCGACGGCGAGCAGCTCGAGTTCGCGCTCACCACCGCCAACGGCTTCACCGACTGGACCAGGGCCGCGCAGACCGTCCGCAGCCAACTCGCCGAGGTCGGAGTGAAGGTCACGCTCAAGCTCCCGCAGCCCGCGGGCTACCAGAGCGCGATCAGCAACGGCGACTTTGAGATGGCCATCGGCGGCATGGGCAACGGTGACGTGTACCAGGCGTACAACAACCTCCTCTCCAGCGAGTTCTACGTGCCGTCGGGAGAGCCCACCGCCAACAACTTCGAGCGCTACAGGTCGGAGAAGGTCGACGCGCTGCTGGCCGAGTACCGCGAGACCGTCGACACCGCCCGTCAGGCCGAGATCGTGAAGGAGCTGCAGGGCATCGTCTACGACGAACTCCCGGTCATCGGGCTGTACTACGGCGGGATCTGGGGTCTGTTCAACGACGCCAAGTTCACCGGGTGGCCCACCGCGGACGATCCGTACATGATCCCGCAGAACTACGACTCGGCGCCGCTGATGATCTTCACGAAGCTCACGCGAGTGAACGGAGACGACAAGTGA
- a CDS encoding LacI family DNA-binding transcriptional regulator has translation MPKTATVYDVADHAGVSIATVSRVLRSPDAVRPATRERVLDAVTALGYVPSGSARGLAERRTGVLGLYFPGFDAAEEAPSLDVLSPGAAAAQPFTVVHDAAEPGEEHHTLLFLDEVLRGAELEAWKQGFVLMIGVGRDDPSRATVRGMAGKVDGLMVLAQSVPEEELAGLSRRIPVVVLSGPPRGDHYDHVTVSNAEAMAELTRHVLAQARDGALAFLAGPEDSPDGAQRWDGFAAAVAEAGRSLDDVIVARGDFTRASGRRAAEQILAQATPSALVAANDQMALGALEVFRAAGLRVPEDVVVTGFDGIEAATLSQPPLTTIRQPMIDLGRAAVQVLARRLERPDAEPLVVHLPLQILLRESSRRPD, from the coding sequence ATGCCGAAGACAGCCACGGTGTACGACGTCGCCGACCATGCGGGTGTGTCCATCGCGACCGTGTCGCGCGTGCTGCGCTCGCCGGATGCCGTGCGTCCGGCCACGCGGGAGCGGGTCCTCGATGCCGTCACGGCGCTGGGCTACGTACCCAGCGGCAGTGCGCGCGGGCTCGCAGAGCGGCGGACGGGCGTGCTCGGCCTGTACTTCCCGGGCTTCGACGCCGCAGAGGAGGCTCCCTCGCTCGACGTGCTGAGCCCTGGGGCTGCCGCAGCTCAACCGTTCACGGTCGTGCATGATGCCGCCGAACCGGGGGAGGAGCATCACACCCTGCTGTTCCTCGACGAGGTGCTGCGCGGCGCGGAGCTGGAGGCCTGGAAGCAGGGCTTCGTGCTGATGATCGGCGTCGGACGAGACGATCCCTCCCGCGCGACGGTGCGCGGCATGGCCGGCAAGGTCGACGGACTGATGGTGTTGGCGCAGAGCGTGCCCGAGGAGGAGCTCGCCGGGCTCTCGCGTCGCATCCCCGTCGTGGTGCTCTCCGGCCCGCCCCGCGGCGACCACTACGACCACGTGACGGTCAGCAACGCCGAGGCGATGGCCGAGCTGACCCGCCACGTCCTCGCCCAGGCCCGAGACGGCGCGCTCGCCTTCCTGGCCGGTCCCGAGGACTCTCCCGACGGCGCGCAGCGCTGGGATGGGTTCGCCGCAGCGGTGGCGGAGGCCGGACGATCGCTCGACGATGTGATCGTGGCCAGGGGGGACTTCACCCGCGCCTCGGGTCGCCGCGCGGCGGAGCAGATCCTCGCCCAGGCCACACCGTCCGCACTCGTCGCGGCGAACGACCAGATGGCTCTCGGCGCGCTCGAGGTGTTCCGCGCAGCGGGTCTGCGGGTTCCGGAGGACGTGGTGGTGACGGGCTTCGACGGCATCGAGGCTGCCACCCTCTCGCAGCCGCCGTTGACCACGATCCGCCAGCCGATGATCGATCTCGGGCGCGCGGCCGTGCAGGTGCTCGCCCGTCGGCTCGAGCGTCCGGATGCCGAGCCGCTCGTGGTGCATCTGCCGCTGCAGATCCTCCTCAGAGAGAGTTCGCGGAGACCGGATTAG
- a CDS encoding NACHT domain-containing protein, producing the protein MEAVCVALGIAAAKFTLRIWTRGSEVESLGSDLVGILGNSVQGQLAKRELRRQADRMADQIADRLGPFLSAEVAGIEANELEAAALAAQEILEKAGLLDLRHMLSVDLDSARLAKFIRTDEAEVLRGAALSEAGAGVYDTLISECASYITSIAVQLPGFATHEAQEILGRHSRLAEMAQEILEGMPASTVPREWGAGSEDQRFENKYRNSVREFAGQLQLFGASADEVRRPYPLSVAYISMAVDEGRTASPYQRGAGDPDLPGEASSRPTPKAQNNKSKSMRPSAESTDMLRVETLLADTDRLLLTGGAGSGKTTLIQWIALSSVSGQTSTAAPQDWQNRVPFIVPLRRFVGVALPTPGKFVEQVAPNLAEAMPSGWAHRVLASGNATVLIDGLDEIPQVEREDTRSWVLELIREFPSNKYLVTSRTTAVTKEWNNEESFRQAELLPMESGDIRAFISHWHEAARQVTDPDRQQDIIDAERSLLGIVRDRPPIRALSTSPLLCALICALHLQNASSLPNNRMDVYRTALEMLIHKRDSDRRVQPSQVEIDFTERQILLRYFAAWMHENGAADATREEFDEAIERAVGRLHRVKSGAHEVSNFMLERSGVLREPIAGRVDFVHRTFLEYLAASAFVDENSINKLVLQAHDDHWREVVILAAGHSNSEQREQLIRGLLYRGEESPDERHRFFLLAIACMETSSQLPRELRDELQVALREVLPPKNMTEANSVASAGELAAPLLGKYSNERASTAAASVRALSLVGGQNALRSLENYRTDRRVTVTRQLIRAWSAFDTDEYARRILAHSPLEHGYITLSDPDQISLIPVLANATRVYAAFPRRFKRLEDVPKLPEIVYGVDVSGLEDIASFNSLPFHDGMRSISVRNSSLLTLDGVERFRSLRFLSTSGCANLADISALHRSVKLSYLDISGAMLSEFHLGDGASDVVRFFSAKELRSVSGSLKVKDLAITYAPALRDIEGISSSDSLRDLHMYFGELRKLVLPSAIERVSLATFGQALSISGGESVVSLEISSEILPSTLEWILGLRDLTHLKISIRDEEIGGWSPATAIAELCGKSSARSVTVVAGYGRTAALPSPAGWMRRDGRSQVWYRRESV; encoded by the coding sequence GTGGAAGCTGTCTGTGTAGCGCTGGGAATCGCGGCCGCTAAGTTCACCCTTCGAATTTGGACTCGTGGATCCGAAGTGGAATCATTGGGTAGCGACCTTGTCGGAATTCTTGGCAACAGTGTTCAGGGACAACTTGCAAAGCGTGAACTTCGTCGCCAAGCTGATCGAATGGCTGATCAGATCGCGGATCGGTTAGGTCCCTTCCTATCTGCCGAGGTTGCAGGTATCGAGGCGAATGAACTTGAGGCGGCCGCGCTTGCGGCGCAGGAAATCCTAGAAAAGGCGGGGTTACTCGATCTGCGTCACATGCTCAGCGTCGATCTCGATTCAGCACGGCTTGCCAAGTTTATTCGCACGGACGAGGCCGAAGTCCTGCGTGGCGCAGCGCTGAGCGAGGCCGGAGCAGGGGTTTACGACACCTTGATCTCGGAGTGCGCGAGCTACATCACGAGCATCGCAGTTCAATTGCCGGGATTCGCGACTCACGAAGCTCAGGAGATTCTGGGTCGGCATTCTAGGCTTGCGGAAATGGCTCAGGAGATTCTCGAGGGGATGCCGGCGTCGACCGTTCCGCGGGAGTGGGGTGCGGGTTCGGAGGATCAGCGATTCGAGAATAAGTACCGAAACTCCGTTAGAGAATTCGCTGGACAGCTACAGCTCTTTGGGGCATCAGCCGACGAAGTTCGACGCCCCTATCCGTTGTCGGTCGCGTACATCTCGATGGCTGTCGATGAAGGACGGACGGCTTCTCCCTATCAGCGCGGTGCTGGTGACCCCGACCTTCCCGGAGAAGCATCGTCGAGGCCAACGCCGAAAGCGCAAAATAATAAGTCAAAGTCGATGCGGCCCAGCGCCGAGTCGACAGATATGCTCCGGGTCGAGACGCTGCTCGCAGATACAGACCGTCTGCTGCTTACGGGGGGCGCCGGCAGCGGCAAGACGACGCTGATCCAGTGGATTGCGCTCTCGTCCGTATCGGGCCAGACAAGCACAGCAGCTCCGCAAGACTGGCAGAATCGCGTTCCATTCATAGTGCCGCTTCGGCGCTTCGTTGGTGTCGCCTTGCCGACGCCGGGGAAGTTCGTTGAGCAGGTCGCCCCGAACTTGGCAGAGGCGATGCCATCAGGATGGGCACATCGCGTTCTTGCCTCCGGCAACGCCACTGTTCTGATCGACGGTTTGGATGAGATACCCCAAGTCGAGCGGGAGGACACGAGGAGCTGGGTGTTGGAACTGATCCGCGAATTTCCATCAAACAAATATTTGGTTACATCCCGTACCACCGCAGTTACCAAAGAATGGAACAACGAAGAGTCTTTTCGTCAAGCTGAACTGCTACCAATGGAGTCGGGGGACATAAGGGCATTTATCAGCCACTGGCACGAAGCTGCGCGTCAAGTAACCGACCCTGACCGACAGCAGGATATTATCGATGCGGAGCGATCTCTCCTCGGTATTGTGCGGGACCGGCCGCCTATCAGAGCGCTGAGCACGTCACCTCTTCTATGTGCGCTCATCTGTGCCCTTCATCTTCAGAATGCGTCCTCGCTTCCAAATAACAGGATGGACGTGTATCGGACCGCACTCGAAATGCTAATTCACAAGAGAGACAGCGATCGAAGAGTGCAGCCGTCTCAAGTGGAGATTGATTTCACTGAGCGCCAGATTCTATTGCGCTATTTTGCCGCTTGGATGCACGAGAACGGTGCGGCAGACGCCACCCGAGAAGAGTTTGATGAAGCCATCGAGCGAGCTGTTGGTCGATTGCATCGTGTCAAGAGTGGCGCTCATGAGGTATCGAACTTTATGTTGGAGCGAAGCGGCGTGTTGCGCGAACCAATCGCAGGGAGGGTTGATTTCGTTCATCGGACATTCCTCGAGTACTTGGCGGCCTCTGCCTTTGTGGATGAAAACTCCATCAATAAGCTTGTGCTGCAAGCTCATGACGATCATTGGCGTGAAGTCGTAATACTTGCGGCGGGCCACTCGAATTCGGAACAACGCGAACAGTTGATACGCGGCCTGCTATATAGAGGAGAAGAGTCCCCTGATGAACGACATAGATTCTTCTTGCTGGCGATTGCGTGCATGGAAACGTCCTCGCAACTTCCGCGTGAGCTTCGTGATGAACTTCAAGTCGCGTTGCGTGAGGTGCTTCCGCCGAAGAATATGACTGAAGCGAATTCGGTTGCCTCGGCGGGTGAATTGGCTGCTCCTCTTCTTGGGAAATATTCGAATGAACGGGCCTCGACTGCTGCGGCCAGCGTGCGGGCTTTGAGCCTGGTCGGAGGCCAAAATGCTCTGCGTTCGCTAGAAAACTATCGAACAGATCGGCGCGTGACTGTCACTCGCCAGCTTATTCGCGCCTGGTCTGCATTCGATACGGATGAGTATGCTCGGCGTATTCTCGCCCACTCGCCTCTTGAGCATGGTTACATTACACTTAGTGACCCCGACCAAATTTCGTTGATCCCGGTCCTGGCAAACGCCACTCGTGTGTACGCTGCCTTCCCGCGCCGTTTTAAGCGTCTTGAAGACGTGCCAAAATTGCCCGAAATAGTCTACGGCGTGGACGTATCCGGTCTAGAAGATATTGCTTCTTTCAACTCTTTGCCATTCCACGATGGGATGAGATCAATTTCAGTTCGAAATTCATCTCTTCTGACTCTCGATGGTGTGGAGCGATTCCGGTCGCTTCGCTTTTTGTCAACATCTGGATGCGCAAATTTGGCGGACATATCAGCGCTTCACAGAAGTGTTAAGTTGTCCTATCTCGATATCTCTGGCGCCATGCTCTCTGAATTTCATCTTGGTGACGGCGCGAGTGATGTGGTCCGCTTCTTCTCCGCCAAGGAGCTCAGGAGCGTTAGTGGATCTCTTAAAGTGAAGGACTTGGCGATCACATATGCTCCCGCGCTTCGAGATATTGAGGGTATTTCATCATCGGACTCGCTCCGTGATCTTCACATGTACTTTGGTGAATTGCGGAAGCTGGTACTTCCGTCCGCGATCGAGCGTGTATCGCTAGCGACGTTTGGGCAGGCGCTTTCGATTTCTGGTGGGGAATCTGTTGTGTCGCTTGAAATTAGCTCAGAAATTCTTCCGAGCACGCTGGAGTGGATTTTGGGGCTTCGAGACTTGACACATCTGAAGATTTCTATCCGAGATGAGGAGATCGGGGGGTGGTCGCCAGCCACCGCGATCGCTGAGCTGTGTGGAAAGAGCTCCGCTCGCTCAGTGACGGTAGTCGCCGGATATGGACGCACTGCTGCGCTTCCCTCCCCCGCGGGTTGGATGCGCCGTGATGGGCGTTCGCAAGTGTGGTATCGACGCGAGTCGGTCTGA
- the rsmI gene encoding 16S rRNA (cytidine(1402)-2'-O)-methyltransferase: MIILAATPIGNLGDASRRLIEVLENAEVVVAEDTRTTGRLLQALQIANRPRLIALHDHNEKQKAAELAALAVETDVVVMSDAGMPTVSDPGYGLVAEAVAQGVTVTAIPGPSAVLMALAISGLPTDRFTFEGFLPRKPGERRSTLRALASEPRTMVFFESPARLASSLADMGGAFGDERRIAVCRELTKFYEEVRRGTASELVAWAKDGVKGEIVVVVEGAPHRDASPEDALAQVQKLVADGIRLKEAASEVAALSGLSSRDLYQAALAARGK, encoded by the coding sequence GTGATCATCCTCGCTGCCACCCCGATCGGAAACCTCGGCGACGCCTCACGTCGCCTGATCGAGGTCCTCGAGAACGCGGAGGTCGTGGTCGCCGAAGACACCCGCACCACCGGACGCCTCCTGCAGGCGCTGCAGATCGCCAACCGGCCGCGGCTGATCGCGCTGCACGACCACAACGAGAAGCAGAAGGCGGCAGAGCTCGCGGCGCTCGCGGTCGAGACCGACGTGGTGGTGATGAGCGACGCCGGCATGCCGACGGTCAGCGATCCCGGCTACGGCCTGGTCGCCGAGGCGGTCGCGCAGGGTGTGACCGTGACCGCGATCCCCGGCCCGAGCGCGGTGCTGATGGCTCTCGCGATCTCAGGACTCCCGACGGATCGGTTCACATTCGAGGGCTTCCTTCCGCGCAAACCGGGGGAGCGTCGCTCGACCCTTCGTGCCCTGGCCTCCGAGCCGCGCACCATGGTGTTCTTCGAGTCACCGGCCCGTCTCGCCTCCTCGCTCGCCGACATGGGTGGTGCCTTCGGCGACGAGCGCCGGATCGCGGTGTGCCGAGAGCTGACGAAGTTCTACGAGGAGGTGCGCCGGGGCACGGCATCCGAGCTCGTCGCCTGGGCGAAGGACGGCGTGAAGGGCGAGATCGTGGTGGTCGTCGAGGGTGCCCCGCACCGTGACGCCTCCCCGGAGGATGCCCTCGCGCAGGTGCAGAAGCTCGTGGCCGACGGCATCCGCCTGAAGGAGGCGGCCTCCGAGGTCGCCGCACTCTCCGGGCTCTCCTCGCGCGACCTCTACCAAGCCGCGCTCGCCGCCCGCGGGAAGTGA